The stretch of DNA CGCGGCCTTCCCTTCCTTCATCGTGACCTGGTAGGCGTCCGCGCCGACCTTGAACTGGTAGACGCTCGCCATCCCGGCCATCTTCGACGGGTCGGCGTTCAGCTTCGACTCGAGAGACTCGAAGAACCCCTTCACGGTCGTGTCGGCCATCGCCTCCTCCTTTCCCTGTGGGGGGTGGAATGAACGGTGATTCATTCTTCTCGAACGTACCACCCTCTCCCCGTCTTGTCAACGCGGACCGGGTGCCATGGGATATAATCCCGCCATGCGGGTTCTCGGGCTGACGGGTGGGATCGGAACCGGAAAGAGCACCGTGGCGCGTTTTTTCCGGGACGAGGGGATCCCGGTGGTGGACGCCGACCGGATCGCCCGGGAGATCACGGAGCCGGGACGGGACGCCCACCGGGAGATCCTCCTCCGCTTCGGGAGGGAGGTTCTCCTGCCGGACGGGCGGATCGACCGGAAGCGGCTCGGGGAGACGGTCTTCTCCGACCCATTACGGAGGGCCGAGCTGGAATCGGTCACCCATCCCCGGATCGCGGAAGGGATCGCGCAGGCGCTGGCGGCGCTCGAGCGGGAAGGACATCCGGTGGCCGTCGTGGAAGCCGCCCTGATCCACGAACGGAATCGCGGAACGATGTTCGAGGCGGTGATCGGCGTGCGGTGCGACCGGGAGCG from Deltaproteobacteria bacterium GWC2_65_14 encodes:
- a CDS encoding dephospho-CoA kinase, which codes for MRVLGLTGGIGTGKSTVARFFRDEGIPVVDADRIAREITEPGRDAHREILLRFGREVLLPDGRIDRKRLGETVFSDPLRRAELESVTHPRIAEGIAQALAALEREGHPVAVVEAALIHERNRGTMFEAVIGVRCDRERQVQRIMARDGISREQALARIAAQMDPEEKASASEYRIDNSGDPESTRAQVRALARKLRRER